A window from Drosophila yakuba strain Tai18E2 chromosome 3L, Prin_Dyak_Tai18E2_2.1, whole genome shotgun sequence encodes these proteins:
- the LOC6532446 gene encoding 39S ribosomal protein L46, mitochondrial translates to MLRRLVQVGARELSRAQSSTATAEKWDLYAGVLVERLPVVSKSLNPLEKQFQDLLWRVEYENSLKSDHELKHEREIVQAELIKQGKIQVDLEDGGSKQTAQDLKDAYVEELKKFQLGSRTTPDDQANKTTSTNRCLEDTLYLLVKQKLGQQEHLILPQGKREEGESMRQTAERVLRERCGQELQVLFYGNAPVGFHKYKYPSNQRTESVGAKVFFYRASLRSGQVPEKVTKFEWLPKEALNGKLTNAAYAESVNKFLL, encoded by the coding sequence ATGCTGCGTCGCCTTGTGCAAGTGGGTGCCCGGGAGCTCAGCCGAGCCCAATCCTCAACCGCCACCGCGGAAAAGTGGGACCTGTACGCCGGAGTGCTCGTAGAGCGTCTGCCTGTGGTGTCCAAGTCCCTAAATCCGCTGGAGAAACAGTTCCAGGACTTGCTGTGGCGCGTGGAGTACGAGAACAGCCTGAAGTCCGACCACGAACTGAAGCATGAGCGTGAAATCGTCCAGGCGGAGCTCATCAAGCAGGGCAAGATCCAGGTAGACCTGGAGGACGGCGGATCCAAGCAGACGGCCCAGGATCTCAAGGACGCCTACGTCGAGGAGCTGAAGAAGTTTCAGCTGGGCTCCCGCACCACGCCCGATGACCAGGCCAACAAAACTACCTCCACTAACCGTTGTCTGGAGGACACACTATACCTTTTGGTTAAGCAGAAGCTGGGACAACAGGAGCACCTGATTCTGCCGCAGGGAAAGCGGGAGGAGGGAGAGTCCATGCGTCAAACGGCAGAAAGGGTGCTCCGCGAGAGATGTGGCCAAGAGCTGCAGGTTCTTTTCTACGGAAATGCCCCAGTGGGCTTCCACAAGTACAAGTATCCCAGCAACCAGCGGACGGAGAGCGTCGGAGCCAAGGTCTTTTTCTACAGAGCATCTCTGCGTTCCGGCCAGGTGCCTGAAAAGGTGACCAAGTTCGAGTGGCTGCCCAAGGAGGCGCTCAACGGAAAGCTGACCAATGCAGCCTACGCGGAAAGCGTTAACAAGTTCTTGTTGTAA
- the LOC6532445 gene encoding U6 snRNA-associated Sm-like protein LSm8: protein MSGLESYINHTVSIITADGRNFIGTLKGFDQTINIIIDECHERVFSTTSGIEQIVLGLHIIRGDNIAVIGLIDETIDSRLDLANIRGEPLGPVVH, encoded by the coding sequence ATGTCCGGTCTGGAGTCGTATATCAACCACACAGTGTCCATCATCACGGCGGACGGACGGAACTTCATCGGAACACTCAAGGGATTCGACCAGaccatcaacatcatcatAGACGAGTGCCATGAACGCGTCTTCTCTACCACCTCCGGCATCGAGCAAATCGTGCTGGGACTGCACATCATCCGGGGGGACAACATTGCAGTGATCGGACTGATAGATGAGACCATCGATTCCCGCTTGGATTTGGCCAACATCAGGGGCGAGCCGCTGGGCCCGGTGGTGCACTAG